A portion of the Streptomyces platensis genome contains these proteins:
- a CDS encoding MarR family winged helix-turn-helix transcriptional regulator: protein MARKTAAQPDAVASIIEDWRRERPELDTSPLEVLARLHRTFLRYSARLTASVEAHGLSVAGFDVLTALRRAGSPFRRTAGQLADSGLISSAGVTLRIDRLEKDGLIVRERDAEDRRVVRSRLTEEGRAKIDALFAEHLENERRMLAGLSPAECRQLARLLSKLERSITEAEAGGDG from the coding sequence ATGGCCAGGAAGACGGCGGCGCAGCCGGACGCGGTGGCGTCGATCATCGAGGACTGGCGGCGGGAGCGGCCCGAGCTGGACACCTCACCGCTGGAGGTGCTGGCGCGGCTGCACCGTACGTTCCTGCGCTACAGCGCGCGGCTCACGGCATCGGTGGAGGCGCACGGGCTGTCGGTGGCCGGGTTCGATGTGCTGACGGCGCTGCGCAGGGCGGGCAGCCCGTTCCGCCGTACGGCGGGGCAGTTGGCGGACTCGGGGCTGATCTCGTCGGCAGGGGTGACGCTGCGCATCGACCGGCTGGAGAAGGACGGGCTGATCGTGCGGGAGCGGGACGCGGAGGACCGCCGGGTGGTGCGGTCGCGGCTGACGGAGGAGGGGCGGGCGAAGATCGACGCGCTGTTCGCGGAGCATCTGGAGAACGAGCGGCGGATGCTGGCCGGTCTCTCCCCCGCCGAGTGCCGTCAGCTGGCGCGCTTGCTGTCGAAGCTGGAGCGGTCGATCACGGAGGCGGAGGCCGGGGGCGACGGCTGA
- the murJ gene encoding murein biosynthesis integral membrane protein MurJ, with protein sequence MSVLGAGTLLAVWAAPQITSLYQSDSPANHEAFQLTVVFARFLLPQIFFYGLFSILGQVLSARDKFGAMMWTPVLNNVVLISMFGVYLGMMTVPDSVQDITQTQVTLLGAGTTLALAIQALALIPFARAAGFRFRPRFDWRGTGLGKSISAARWTLLFVLTNLVASTVVTRYASAADTALPKGGVGFSAHTYAQTIWSLPQSVIAVSLVTALLPRMSRAVAEHRLDDMRDDLSRALRISGVVIVPAAFFFVALGPEMAQVIFAHGAADSASIVPLGQMLQAFGLGLIPFSAQYMLLRGFYAFEDTRTPFWMAVWISTANIALATACHLLMPPRWAVTGLAGAYAASYAIGLLVTALLLRRRLEGRLDGKRLCRTYGKLTASALAAGTLGWFVARSCSNTVTSTTWAAALGLAAGGLTVFLVFVLLARILKISELRSLPGLR encoded by the coding sequence ATGTCCGTGCTGGGAGCCGGAACGCTGCTGGCCGTGTGGGCGGCGCCGCAGATCACCAGCCTCTATCAGAGCGACTCACCGGCCAACCACGAAGCGTTTCAGCTGACGGTGGTCTTCGCGCGGTTCCTGCTCCCGCAAATCTTTTTCTACGGCCTGTTCAGCATCCTGGGCCAAGTGCTCAGCGCCCGGGACAAGTTCGGCGCGATGATGTGGACCCCGGTCCTCAACAACGTCGTCCTGATCTCCATGTTCGGCGTATACCTCGGCATGATGACCGTCCCGGACTCAGTCCAGGACATCACGCAAACCCAGGTCACGCTGCTCGGCGCGGGCACCACACTCGCCCTGGCGATCCAGGCCCTTGCCCTGATCCCCTTCGCCAGGGCCGCCGGCTTCCGCTTCCGCCCACGTTTCGACTGGCGCGGCACAGGCCTGGGCAAGAGCATCAGCGCGGCCCGCTGGACCCTGCTGTTCGTCCTCACCAACCTCGTAGCCAGCACGGTGGTGACCCGCTACGCCTCCGCCGCAGACACGGCACTGCCCAAGGGCGGCGTGGGCTTTTCCGCCCACACCTACGCGCAGACCATCTGGTCGCTGCCACAGTCGGTCATCGCTGTCTCGCTGGTCACCGCCCTGCTGCCGCGAATGAGCCGGGCCGTCGCCGAACACCGCCTGGACGACATGCGCGATGACCTCTCCCGAGCCCTGCGGATCAGCGGCGTCGTCATCGTTCCCGCCGCCTTCTTCTTCGTGGCCCTCGGCCCGGAAATGGCGCAGGTGATCTTCGCTCACGGGGCAGCCGATTCAGCGTCCATCGTGCCGCTGGGCCAGATGCTCCAGGCTTTCGGACTCGGCCTGATCCCCTTCTCGGCGCAGTACATGCTGCTGCGCGGCTTCTACGCCTTCGAGGACACCCGGACCCCGTTCTGGATGGCCGTGTGGATCAGTACCGCAAACATTGCCCTGGCCACCGCCTGCCATCTGCTGATGCCCCCACGATGGGCAGTCACCGGCCTGGCCGGCGCCTACGCCGCCTCGTACGCCATCGGCCTGCTCGTTACCGCGCTGCTGTTGCGACGACGACTCGAAGGCCGGCTGGACGGCAAGCGACTGTGCCGCACCTACGGCAAGCTGACGGCCTCAGCCCTCGCGGCGGGAACGCTGGGCTGGTTCGTGGCCCGCTCATGCTCCAATACCGTCACCTCGACGACCTGGGCAGCCGCTCTGGGCCTCGCTGCGGGCGGCCTCACCGTGTTCCTGGTGTTCGTGCTGCTCGCACGAATCTTGAAGATCAGTGAGCTGCGGAGCCTGCCGGGCCTGCGGTGA
- a CDS encoding PDR/VanB family oxidoreductase, producing the protein MTAPESRLDLRVHRMTWEADHVLSVELTRPDGKPLPAWEPGAHLDVHVGGQIRQYSLCGDPDATDTYRIAVLDAPASRGGSRHIHTRLRPGQTLTVTGPRNHFALEEATGYLFLAGGIGITPLLAMARAATRRGTPWRMVYGGRTRTSMAFTGELAALAGDVTTIPQDEDGPIDLDKALAGLPAGTLVYCCGPEPLLTAVEESCPAGQLRLERFAAPAVARTGDRTAFEVECRRSGRTLTVGADTSILQAAEDAGLSVDSSCRDGICGSCETRVLDGTPDHRDFLLSEAEHTANATMMICVSRCASGRLVLDL; encoded by the coding sequence ATGACCGCTCCAGAATCCCGCCTCGACCTACGGGTGCACCGCATGACCTGGGAGGCCGACCACGTCCTCTCGGTCGAGCTCACCCGGCCCGACGGCAAACCCCTGCCCGCCTGGGAACCCGGCGCGCACCTCGACGTCCACGTGGGCGGGCAGATCCGCCAGTACAGCCTCTGCGGCGACCCGGACGCCACGGACACCTACCGCATCGCCGTCCTCGACGCGCCCGCCTCCCGCGGCGGTTCGCGCCACATCCACACCCGGCTCCGCCCCGGTCAGACGCTCACCGTCACCGGCCCGCGCAACCACTTCGCGCTGGAGGAGGCCACCGGCTACCTCTTCCTCGCCGGCGGCATCGGCATCACCCCGCTCCTCGCCATGGCCCGGGCGGCCACCCGGCGCGGCACCCCCTGGCGCATGGTCTACGGGGGCCGCACCCGCACCTCGATGGCGTTCACCGGAGAACTGGCGGCCCTCGCCGGCGACGTGACGACCATCCCGCAGGACGAGGACGGCCCGATCGACCTCGACAAGGCCCTCGCCGGCCTGCCCGCGGGCACCCTCGTCTACTGCTGCGGCCCCGAACCCCTGCTCACCGCCGTCGAGGAAAGCTGCCCCGCCGGACAGCTGCGCCTGGAACGCTTCGCCGCCCCCGCCGTCGCCCGCACCGGCGACCGGACCGCCTTCGAGGTCGAATGCCGCCGCTCCGGCCGCACTCTCACCGTCGGCGCCGACACCTCGATCCTCCAGGCCGCCGAGGACGCGGGGCTGAGCGTCGACAGCTCCTGCCGCGACGGGATCTGCGGCTCCTGCGAGACCCGCGTACTCGACGGCACCCCCGACCACCGCGACTTCCTGCTCAGTGAGGCCGAGCACACCGCGAACGCCACCATGATGATCTGCGTCTCGCGCTGTGCCTCCGGCCGCCTCGTCCTCGACCTGTGA
- a CDS encoding inositol monophosphatase family protein has protein sequence MREDEMLVTSMKRGVDLPYAALALEAAKEGARAIDEHAAEFLQSVASKGARYDLVTRADREAERAIISHLSDQSPSDGILAEETGAREGTSGLRWVIDPIDGTTNFVHGRRDFAVSVGLESRDGIFAGAVVRPAHGDWAAAEGGLIYSSLERPMTVSSVKVNEALVAVGLCHDATARAFTLQQIVPALVSHVQDWRWVGSAACDLFSVADGSLDGYVGINLSIWDIAAGIALVKAAGGHCETVRAGQVDAFLAGSPEVVTGLKRALATL, from the coding sequence ATGCGAGAAGACGAAATGCTGGTCACTTCGATGAAGAGAGGCGTGGACCTGCCGTACGCAGCCCTGGCATTAGAGGCGGCGAAGGAGGGCGCCAGGGCCATTGATGAGCACGCGGCGGAATTTCTCCAGTCGGTTGCCAGCAAGGGAGCCCGCTACGACCTTGTGACTCGCGCTGACAGAGAAGCAGAGCGCGCGATCATCAGCCACCTCTCGGACCAAAGCCCGAGCGACGGAATCCTCGCCGAAGAGACCGGCGCGCGGGAAGGGACCTCTGGGCTGCGTTGGGTGATCGACCCCATCGACGGGACCACGAACTTCGTGCACGGGCGACGCGACTTCGCCGTCTCGGTCGGCCTTGAGTCACGCGACGGGATATTCGCGGGTGCCGTGGTTCGTCCTGCTCACGGAGACTGGGCAGCCGCCGAAGGAGGCCTGATCTACTCCAGCCTCGAACGCCCGATGACCGTCTCCTCGGTCAAGGTGAACGAAGCCCTGGTCGCAGTCGGCCTGTGCCACGATGCCACCGCCCGGGCATTCACCTTGCAGCAGATCGTGCCGGCCCTGGTCTCTCACGTACAGGACTGGCGCTGGGTGGGATCCGCCGCCTGCGACCTCTTCTCGGTAGCCGACGGCTCGCTGGACGGCTATGTCGGAATCAATCTCAGCATCTGGGATATCGCGGCCGGTATCGCTCTTGTGAAGGCCGCGGGCGGCCATTGCGAAACCGTTCGGGCCGGGCAGGTCGACGCCTTTCTCGCGGGTTCTCCCGAAGTCGTCACCGGGCTGAAGCGCGCCCTCGCCACCCTGTGA
- a CDS encoding class I SAM-dependent methyltransferase yields the protein MYSDADAAALYDLLNPWNPDRRSDDRFFFPLVMDAGSVLDVGCGTGSMLKLARERGHRGRLVGLDPDCAALDRARLRADVEWIEGTAADARSGAGFELATMTGHAFQNLLTDDQLRASLSAMYGVLRRGGRFAFETRHPQARAWEGWTPSNPDDVVDLVDDAGRALRYWHDVDSVVGDIVTIRGTVAKPDGTVLRVLSESLRFLDVAALNALLVEAGFEIEGQYGDWDRGPITDDSREIITIACRR from the coding sequence GTGTACTCCGATGCTGATGCCGCTGCGCTGTACGACTTGCTGAACCCGTGGAACCCGGACCGGCGATCTGACGACCGGTTTTTCTTCCCGTTGGTCATGGACGCGGGGTCAGTTCTCGACGTCGGTTGTGGCACGGGCTCCATGTTGAAGCTCGCCCGTGAGCGGGGTCATCGCGGTCGGCTTGTCGGCTTGGACCCCGACTGCGCCGCGCTGGATCGGGCACGGTTGCGGGCTGACGTGGAGTGGATCGAAGGCACCGCAGCGGACGCCAGGAGTGGGGCGGGCTTCGAACTCGCCACGATGACCGGCCACGCGTTCCAGAACCTGCTGACCGATGACCAACTGCGGGCTTCGCTCAGTGCCATGTACGGAGTGCTGCGGCGCGGTGGTCGTTTCGCCTTCGAGACGCGGCACCCCCAGGCAAGGGCCTGGGAGGGGTGGACGCCTTCGAACCCGGACGACGTGGTCGACCTCGTCGATGATGCCGGCCGTGCCCTGCGTTACTGGCACGACGTCGACTCCGTCGTCGGCGACATCGTCACGATCCGCGGGACGGTGGCGAAGCCGGACGGCACGGTGCTTCGCGTCCTGAGCGAGAGCTTGCGGTTCCTCGACGTAGCGGCCCTGAACGCGCTTCTGGTCGAGGCAGGCTTCGAGATCGAGGGCCAGTATGGCGACTGGGATCGAGGTCCGATCACCGATGACAGCCGGGAAATCATCACCATCGCCTGCCGCAGGTAG
- a CDS encoding recombinase-like helix-turn-helix domain-containing protein gives MTDTTWPYLDVHQSRTHDPTPYEYKLAATLEEVFTKDGHELTDVVRGLNSRQVHAPDGTPWTEESFRTEIHRLGA, from the coding sequence ATGACCGACACCACCTGGCCGTACCTGGACGTCCACCAGTCCCGTACGCACGACCCCACCCCTTACGAGTACAAGCTGGCCGCCACCCTCGAAGAGGTCTTCACCAAGGACGGCCATGAACTCACCGACGTCGTACGGGGGCTGAACTCCCGTCAGGTCCACGCCCCCGACGGCACCCCGTGGACCGAGGAATCCTTCCGCACCGAGATACACCGCCTGGGAGCCTGA
- a CDS encoding thiamine pyrophosphate-binding protein, with translation MRHDTGGDLLVAVLRELGIDTVFGIVSVHNLPLVEAVDRELRFVPVRHEASAVNAADAYGRARGTLGCALTSTGTGAGNAAGSLIEALSSGTAVLHVTGQVESRFLGSGRGFIHETKDQLGMLTAVSAYAATVPSAGAAGRILRTAARAARTTPGGPASVEWPIDLQYAAHDDPAEPCATPPPPAPDEGELAAAGALLAAARRPLIWAGGGATRARGPLTELLAATGAGLLTSNSGRGAVPEDHPQVLGNFATTPAARALLADADLLLSIGTHFRSNETADYDLGLPDTHLQIDLDAAALGRSYPARHTLHGDATAVLERLLPHARPAEPGWTGRITATREEVRAALHDAIGPQAALCDALRAALPRQAVIARDVTIPASSWGNRLLEIYDPRDNVFPRGGGIGQGLAMGIGAALARPHTPTVVLAGDGGLAVHLGELLTLAQERPRLTLLVFNDGGYGVLRNMQDAHRDRRSGVDLTTPDFALLARACGLPYLRIAAAEHAEPVITEAIAADGPTLVEVDLAALGPMKTPFTPPVKIPTP, from the coding sequence ATGCGTCACGACACCGGAGGCGATCTCCTCGTCGCCGTCCTGCGTGAGCTCGGTATCGACACCGTCTTCGGCATCGTCAGCGTGCACAACCTGCCGCTGGTCGAGGCCGTCGACCGGGAGCTCCGCTTCGTCCCCGTCCGCCACGAGGCATCCGCGGTGAACGCCGCCGACGCCTATGGACGGGCCCGCGGCACCCTCGGCTGCGCCCTCACCTCAACCGGCACCGGCGCCGGCAACGCCGCCGGCTCGCTCATCGAGGCCCTGTCGTCCGGTACGGCCGTCCTGCACGTCACCGGACAGGTGGAGTCACGGTTCCTGGGCAGCGGACGCGGCTTCATCCACGAGACCAAGGACCAACTGGGCATGCTGACGGCGGTGTCCGCCTACGCGGCCACGGTGCCGTCCGCCGGGGCGGCCGGCCGCATCCTGCGCACGGCCGCCCGCGCCGCGCGCACCACGCCCGGCGGTCCGGCGAGCGTGGAATGGCCGATCGACCTCCAGTACGCGGCCCATGACGACCCCGCCGAGCCCTGTGCCACGCCGCCGCCCCCCGCTCCCGACGAGGGCGAACTCGCGGCCGCCGGCGCGCTGCTGGCCGCCGCGCGGCGCCCGCTGATCTGGGCGGGCGGCGGCGCCACCCGGGCCCGCGGCCCCCTCACCGAGCTGCTCGCCGCCACCGGCGCGGGCCTGCTCACCTCCAACTCCGGCCGCGGCGCGGTTCCCGAGGACCACCCCCAGGTCCTGGGCAACTTCGCCACCACTCCGGCCGCGCGCGCCCTGCTCGCCGACGCGGACCTCCTCCTCAGCATCGGCACCCACTTCCGCTCCAACGAGACCGCCGACTACGACCTCGGCCTCCCCGACACCCACCTGCAGATCGACCTCGACGCCGCCGCCCTCGGCCGCAGCTACCCGGCCCGGCACACCCTGCACGGCGACGCCACCGCCGTACTGGAGCGGCTGCTGCCGCACGCACGGCCCGCCGAACCCGGCTGGACCGGGCGCATCACCGCCACCCGTGAAGAGGTCCGCGCAGCCCTGCACGACGCCATCGGCCCTCAGGCCGCGCTCTGCGACGCGCTCCGCGCCGCCCTGCCCCGGCAGGCGGTCATCGCCCGGGACGTCACCATCCCCGCCAGCAGCTGGGGCAACCGGCTGCTGGAGATCTACGACCCGCGCGACAACGTCTTCCCACGCGGCGGCGGCATCGGCCAGGGCCTCGCCATGGGCATCGGCGCCGCACTCGCCCGCCCGCACACCCCCACCGTCGTACTCGCCGGCGACGGCGGTCTCGCCGTGCACCTCGGCGAACTCCTCACCCTTGCCCAGGAACGCCCCCGCCTCACCCTGCTCGTCTTCAACGACGGCGGCTACGGCGTACTGCGCAACATGCAGGACGCCCACCGCGACCGGCGCTCCGGCGTCGACCTGACCACGCCCGACTTCGCGCTGCTGGCCCGCGCCTGCGGGCTGCCGTACCTGCGGATCGCCGCCGCCGAGCACGCCGAGCCGGTGATCACCGAGGCCATCGCCGCCGACGGGCCGACCCTCGTCGAAGTCGACCTGGCGGCGCTCGGGCCGATGAAGACCCCGTTCACCCCACCCGTGAAGATCCCCACCCCGTAG
- a CDS encoding SDR family oxidoreductase, translating to MTDAPGGARTVVVTGAGRGLGLAMARRAGADGFRVVVAELDAERGERATAELRADGLDARFVPCDVADPRSVDRLADAVRTGGRLYGLVNNAALANGVGGKEFWDLGIEAWDRLMTVNARGPWLVSKTLHPLFTTPGRIINIASDAALYGSPRLAHYIASKGAVIALTRAMARELGERGITVNAVAPGLTECEATETVPAGRHDLYRLNRAISRPQQPDDLTGLVSFLLSDASRYLTGQTIAVNGGFTMN from the coding sequence GTGACTGACGCCCCCGGTGGCGCCCGCACCGTCGTCGTCACCGGCGCAGGCCGTGGCCTGGGACTGGCCATGGCCCGCCGGGCCGGCGCGGACGGCTTCCGGGTCGTGGTCGCCGAACTGGACGCCGAGCGGGGCGAGCGGGCGACGGCGGAGCTGCGCGCCGACGGCCTCGACGCCCGCTTCGTACCGTGCGATGTCGCCGACCCGCGGTCCGTCGACCGCCTGGCCGATGCGGTACGGACCGGTGGCCGGCTGTACGGCCTGGTCAACAACGCCGCACTCGCCAACGGCGTCGGCGGCAAGGAGTTCTGGGACCTTGGAATCGAGGCCTGGGACCGGCTGATGACCGTCAACGCCCGCGGCCCCTGGCTCGTGTCGAAGACCCTCCACCCGCTGTTCACCACCCCCGGCCGGATCATCAACATCGCCTCGGACGCCGCCTTGTACGGCTCCCCGCGGCTCGCCCACTACATCGCCTCCAAGGGCGCGGTCATCGCGCTCACCCGGGCCATGGCCCGGGAGCTGGGCGAGCGCGGCATCACCGTGAACGCGGTGGCGCCCGGCCTCACCGAATGCGAGGCGACCGAGACCGTGCCCGCCGGGCGGCACGACCTCTACCGGCTGAACCGGGCGATCTCCCGACCCCAGCAGCCCGACGACCTCACCGGCCTCGTCTCCTTTTTGCTGAGCGACGCTTCCCGCTACCTCACTGGACAGACCATCGCCGTCAACGGCGGCTTCACCATGAACTGA
- a CDS encoding aromatic ring-hydroxylating oxygenase subunit alpha, with amino-acid sequence MPLSRQATVEHIYATGLRNQWHPVVPSSFVAPGAMRKVTALGEPWLLFRRSDGTLAMLADRCPHRSAPLSLGIHLGDRVACWYHGVEVATDGTVSAVPGLPGCNLEGRKLVTSLPVREVGGAILAYFGDEQHPEPAELTLPEPLTDPGTDAFLCYAEWNVPWRYAVENLLDPMHGAFLHHESHSMYDGDTTAKFRIRETDRGYFFEKTDQRGVNFDWVELCRTGVDWVDLEIPYPLSAGPGGPFGIVGMVCPVDERRCGVFFWRYRRVRGWQRDTWRFLYRTLIEQRHWDVLEQDRAMLEALPADADQQENLYQHDLGVVRLRRLFRAGAESQSVTS; translated from the coding sequence ATGCCCCTGTCCCGTCAAGCCACCGTCGAGCACATCTACGCCACCGGCCTGCGTAACCAGTGGCACCCTGTCGTCCCCTCCTCCTTCGTCGCGCCCGGCGCGATGCGCAAGGTCACCGCGCTCGGTGAGCCGTGGCTGCTGTTCCGCCGCTCCGACGGCACCCTCGCCATGCTCGCCGACCGCTGCCCGCACCGCAGTGCACCGCTCTCCCTCGGCATCCACCTCGGCGACCGGGTGGCCTGCTGGTACCACGGCGTCGAGGTCGCCACCGACGGCACCGTGAGCGCCGTCCCCGGGCTGCCGGGCTGCAACCTGGAAGGCAGGAAACTCGTCACCTCTCTGCCCGTACGGGAGGTGGGCGGCGCGATCCTGGCGTACTTCGGTGACGAGCAGCACCCCGAACCGGCCGAGCTGACCCTTCCCGAGCCGCTCACCGACCCCGGAACCGACGCGTTCCTGTGCTACGCCGAGTGGAACGTGCCCTGGCGCTACGCCGTCGAGAACCTCCTCGACCCGATGCACGGAGCGTTCCTGCACCACGAGTCGCACTCCATGTACGACGGGGACACCACCGCCAAGTTCCGGATCCGCGAGACCGACCGCGGCTACTTCTTCGAGAAGACCGACCAGCGGGGCGTGAACTTCGACTGGGTGGAACTGTGCCGCACCGGCGTCGACTGGGTGGACCTGGAGATCCCGTATCCCCTGTCGGCCGGGCCCGGCGGCCCGTTCGGGATCGTCGGCATGGTCTGCCCCGTGGACGAGCGACGCTGCGGGGTCTTCTTCTGGCGCTACCGCCGCGTTCGGGGCTGGCAGCGCGACACGTGGCGCTTCCTCTACCGGACGCTGATCGAGCAACGGCACTGGGACGTCCTGGAGCAGGACCGGGCCATGCTGGAGGCCCTCCCGGCCGACGCCGACCAGCAGGAGAACCTCTACCAGCACGACCTGGGGGTGGTGCGGCTGCGGCGCCTGTTCCGCGCGGGTGCCGAGTCCCAGTCCGTGACGAGCTGA
- a CDS encoding DUF6551 family protein has translation MARIATPATVPAQSGPTKGVRKSYAEIRVGDLHVDQSLTSARLFGTNTGEGAGPAAQRKKDIAWTARLTKMWDPFALLPAIVSLREDGLHYLLDGQHSTEVAVDKEGPDFLRDCMVYEGLSAEQEAKLFLPANRDRKAVKPFDIFRVSITAGDPRNTRTLAEVESLDLGISGSTSANKIGAVQALTSLAVMDEKPAARRCPCWEPERCWPCGRRRRSPASIRATHRPTTKRFS, from the coding sequence GTGGCACGCATCGCCACGCCGGCGACCGTTCCGGCGCAGTCCGGACCGACCAAGGGCGTCCGAAAGTCCTACGCGGAGATCCGCGTGGGAGACCTACATGTCGATCAGAGTCTGACCTCTGCCCGCCTCTTCGGCACCAACACTGGCGAGGGTGCCGGCCCAGCCGCGCAGCGGAAGAAGGATATCGCCTGGACGGCCCGGCTCACGAAAATGTGGGATCCCTTCGCGCTGCTCCCGGCGATCGTCTCCCTCCGAGAGGACGGCCTGCACTATCTTCTCGACGGCCAGCACTCCACGGAGGTGGCGGTCGACAAGGAGGGCCCGGATTTCCTTCGGGATTGCATGGTCTACGAGGGCCTGTCCGCCGAACAGGAGGCGAAGTTGTTTCTCCCGGCCAACCGCGACCGCAAGGCCGTGAAGCCGTTCGACATCTTCCGCGTCTCGATCACGGCCGGTGACCCTCGCAACACCCGGACCCTGGCGGAGGTCGAGAGCCTCGATCTCGGCATCTCGGGTAGCACCTCGGCGAACAAGATCGGCGCGGTGCAAGCGCTCACCTCCCTCGCGGTGATGGACGAGAAGCCCGCCGCCCGCCGATGTCCGTGCTGGGAGCCGGAACGCTGCTGGCCGTGTGGGCGGCGCCGCAGATCACCAGCCTCTATCAGAGCGACTCACCGGCCAACCACGAAGCGTTTCAGCTGA
- a CDS encoding SDR family oxidoreductase has translation MDLGLADRTIWVTGGSSGVGLATVRALLAEGARVATCGRDAGRLARAAADLDSDRLLTGVCDIRDAGAVHAFARRTAETFGGLDGLVNNAGQSRMKGLDEATAEDWRDELELKFSGVLHPLDAARPYLKASDAASIVTVNAVLAKQPEPRLITTSAARAGLLNLATSLAAVLAPDGIRVNSVCLGLIDTGQWARRHAAADSGMTYEDWQAELAADRGIALGRLGRAEEVAYPIVALLSPRASYITGTSIDVCGGVGRGIL, from the coding sequence ATGGATCTGGGCCTCGCCGACCGCACCATCTGGGTCACCGGCGGCAGCTCGGGTGTCGGCCTGGCCACGGTCCGCGCCCTGCTCGCCGAGGGCGCCCGCGTCGCCACCTGCGGGAGGGACGCCGGCCGGCTCGCCAGGGCGGCCGCCGACCTCGACAGCGACCGGCTGCTGACCGGCGTGTGCGACATCCGCGACGCGGGCGCCGTCCACGCCTTCGCCCGGCGCACCGCCGAGACCTTCGGCGGCCTCGACGGGCTCGTCAACAACGCCGGGCAGTCCCGTATGAAGGGCCTCGACGAGGCGACCGCCGAGGACTGGCGCGACGAGCTGGAGCTGAAGTTCTCCGGCGTCCTCCACCCCCTCGACGCGGCCCGCCCGTACCTGAAGGCCTCGGACGCGGCGAGCATCGTCACCGTCAACGCGGTCCTCGCCAAACAGCCCGAACCGCGCCTGATCACCACCAGCGCCGCCCGCGCCGGCCTCCTCAACCTCGCCACGTCCCTGGCGGCCGTCCTCGCCCCGGACGGCATCCGCGTCAACTCCGTCTGCCTCGGCCTGATCGACACCGGCCAGTGGGCCCGCCGCCACGCGGCCGCGGACTCCGGCATGACCTACGAGGACTGGCAGGCGGAGCTGGCCGCCGACCGGGGCATCGCTCTCGGCCGGCTCGGCCGCGCCGAGGAGGTCGCCTACCCGATCGTCGCGCTGCTCTCACCGCGCGCCTCCTACATCACCGGCACCAGCATCGACGTCTGCGGCGGAGTCGGCCGCGGCATTCTCTGA
- a CDS encoding HAD family hydrolase has product MTQSPVELVIFDCDGVLVDSERICIKVDAMIMADLGCTFTEAEIIERFVGSSTEVYTAAVEERLGRRLEKGWQQRYEHLYDAAFEAELTAVEGIAEVLGRLTTAVCVASNGDHAGIRRSLEIAGLTGHFEDHIFSAADVRRGKPAPDLFQHAARSMGVRPERCAVIEDSAYGVQAARAAGMRAYGYCGGLTPASRLEGAGTVVFDDMRNLPELLAAAAV; this is encoded by the coding sequence ATGACGCAGAGCCCTGTTGAACTGGTGATCTTCGACTGTGACGGCGTGCTGGTGGACAGCGAGAGGATATGCATCAAAGTAGACGCAATGATCATGGCTGACCTGGGGTGCACGTTCACTGAAGCTGAAATCATCGAGCGGTTCGTGGGCTCGTCCACCGAGGTCTACACCGCAGCTGTCGAGGAACGACTCGGACGACGCCTGGAGAAGGGCTGGCAGCAGCGATACGAGCATCTCTACGATGCGGCCTTTGAGGCCGAACTGACCGCTGTCGAGGGCATCGCAGAGGTTCTGGGGCGCCTCACCACAGCCGTCTGCGTCGCCTCGAACGGTGATCACGCCGGCATTCGCCGAAGCCTGGAGATCGCCGGCCTGACGGGCCACTTCGAGGACCACATCTTCAGCGCGGCCGACGTCCGTCGAGGCAAGCCTGCACCTGACCTCTTCCAGCACGCCGCACGTTCCATGGGGGTACGACCCGAGCGGTGCGCGGTGATCGAGGACAGCGCATACGGAGTGCAGGCAGCTCGGGCCGCCGGCATGCGGGCCTACGGTTACTGCGGCGGCCTCACCCCGGCCTCGCGGCTGGAGGGAGCAGGCACTGTCGTGTTCGACGACATGCGCAACCTGCCAGAACTGCTGGCGGCCGCCGCCGTCTGA